A genomic window from Gemmatimonadaceae bacterium includes:
- a CDS encoding ABC transporter ATP-binding protein: protein MISLDGLRKSYGTRPVLDGVSLALEPGRITALVGPNGSGKTTLIKCILGLARPDAGRLLLDGKVVDRDGRYRARLGYAPQAPHFPANLAVGEVFAMLRALRPGTATDESLLDAFSLRAEWETPVGTLSGGWRQKVSLAAAWLYCPDVYILDEPTAGLDPIAAGLLKHALRSVRSEGRTVLITSHILSELEELADDVAFLTEGHLRFAGPVPALLAATGTRRLEPAIAALLRGLKVSSGGRA, encoded by the coding sequence ATGATCTCGCTCGACGGACTCCGCAAATCGTACGGTACGCGCCCGGTGCTCGACGGCGTCTCGCTAGCGCTGGAGCCGGGACGCATCACGGCGCTGGTCGGGCCCAACGGGTCCGGCAAGACGACGCTGATCAAGTGCATCCTCGGGCTCGCGCGCCCTGACGCCGGCCGCCTGCTGCTCGACGGCAAGGTCGTGGACCGCGATGGTCGCTATCGCGCGCGGCTGGGCTATGCGCCGCAGGCGCCGCACTTCCCCGCCAACCTCGCCGTCGGCGAGGTCTTCGCGATGCTGCGCGCGCTGCGGCCCGGTACCGCCACCGACGAGTCCCTGCTCGACGCGTTCTCGCTGCGCGCCGAGTGGGAGACGCCGGTCGGTACGCTCAGCGGCGGATGGCGCCAGAAAGTCTCGCTGGCCGCGGCGTGGCTGTATTGCCCGGACGTCTACATCTTGGATGAACCGACCGCGGGCCTGGATCCGATCGCGGCCGGTCTCCTCAAGCACGCGCTCCGCAGCGTGCGCAGCGAGGGCCGCACCGTGCTGATCACCTCGCACATCCTGAGCGAGCTCGAAGAACTCGCCGACGACGTCGCCTTCCTCACCGAGGGCCACCTGCGCTTCGCCGGGCCGGTGCCGGCCCTGCTGGCGGCGACGGGCACGAGGCGCCTCGAGCCGGCCATTGCGGCGTTGCTGCGCGGCCTCAAGGTCTCGAGCGGAGGCCGCGCGTGA
- a CDS encoding ABC transporter permease subunit translates to MSPFLLVLRAGVRDLARNRWLLAYGLGLAAIAELLFVFGGAGQQVVLSLLNATLLLVPLVALVFGTMHVYASREFIELLLAQPLPRTAVFSGLYLGLTLPLAAAFLLGVGVPLLLHGAGAQAPVAALVSLAVAGTFLTAAFAALAMAIALGSDDRLKGMSLSLGAWFLLTIGYDGGVLAVVSLLGAWPLEKPMLALMLGNPVDVARVLVLTGLDTAALLGYTGALFRRVFGGALGPSIAIAALALWTALPILLARRRFLRRDF, encoded by the coding sequence GTGAGCCCCTTCCTGCTCGTCCTGCGCGCCGGCGTGCGTGACCTCGCCCGCAATCGCTGGCTGCTGGCCTACGGCCTCGGTCTCGCCGCCATCGCCGAGCTGCTCTTCGTCTTCGGCGGCGCGGGTCAGCAAGTCGTGCTCTCGCTGCTCAACGCCACGCTGCTGCTCGTGCCGCTGGTGGCGCTGGTCTTCGGCACGATGCACGTCTACGCCTCGCGCGAGTTCATCGAGCTGCTCCTCGCGCAGCCGTTGCCGCGCACGGCGGTGTTCAGTGGCCTGTATCTCGGGCTCACGCTGCCGTTGGCGGCGGCGTTTCTCCTGGGCGTCGGCGTGCCGCTGCTCCTGCACGGGGCGGGCGCCCAAGCGCCCGTGGCCGCGCTCGTCTCACTCGCCGTGGCCGGCACCTTCCTCACGGCCGCCTTCGCCGCGCTCGCGATGGCCATCGCCCTCGGCAGCGACGATCGCCTCAAGGGGATGTCCCTGTCGCTCGGCGCGTGGTTCCTGCTCACCATCGGCTATGACGGCGGCGTGCTCGCCGTGGTCTCATTGCTCGGCGCGTGGCCGCTCGAGAAGCCGATGCTCGCGCTGATGCTCGGCAACCCCGTGGACGTGGCGCGCGTGCTCGTCCTCACGGGCCTCGATACCGCCGCGCTGCTCGGCTACACCGGTGCGCTGTTCCGCCGGGTCTTCGGCGGCGCGCTGGGCCCCAGCATCGCCATCGCCGCGCTGGCCCTGTGGACGGCGCTGCCCATCCTGCTCGCCCGGCGTCGCTTCCTGCGGCGCGACTTCTAG
- a CDS encoding c-type cytochrome, whose protein sequence is MIRHTIAFTFIAALVACGGKEGSDAGRSAGSAAPAATVAQASFDPASITPAMIALGDSIFHGKVGASSCQACHGAGGKAGAAAPDLTDGNWLHSDGSFEGIYNTIKAGVMTPKEFNSVMPPYGGVTLTEERTRAVAAYVYSLGHK, encoded by the coding sequence ATGATTCGCCACACCATTGCCTTCACGTTCATCGCGGCGCTCGTCGCCTGCGGTGGCAAGGAAGGCTCCGACGCCGGTCGTAGCGCCGGCTCCGCCGCCCCGGCCGCTACGGTCGCGCAGGCCTCGTTCGATCCCGCGTCCATCACGCCAGCGATGATCGCCCTCGGTGACTCGATCTTCCACGGCAAGGTGGGCGCGAGCTCCTGCCAGGCCTGTCACGGCGCCGGGGGCAAGGCCGGCGCCGCCGCGCCTGACCTCACCGACGGCAACTGGCTGCACAGCGACGGCTCCTTCGAGGGCATCTACAACACCATCAAGGCCGGCGTGATGACCCCGAAGGAGTTCAACAGCGTGATGCCGCCGTACGGGGGCGTGACGCTGACCGAGGAGCGCACGCGGGCGGTGGCGGCGTATGTGTACTCGCTGGGGCATAAATAG
- a CDS encoding glycosyltransferase family 9 protein: MNRETTAPFAQVPLDRVLIVMLAAVGDAVHALPVVNAIKRSHPAARISWVMQRGALTQLLTGHPSIDDVIPFDRAAGWRGFAAVRALLQQRRFDLVLVLQPYLKSGIVASFAPAPVRLGFDRARARDLSWLFSTHRLPPHPLQHMQDQYLEFLAALGVPAQPLEWKIGPWNDAERAWQDQFFARFDRPVAPLVVATSKAAKDWPAERWAEVSDALWHDFGLQPLLVGGRSAREVEAERVIFERARVRPASALGDGGLRGLAAIIERSALVISPDTGPLHLSVALGTPVISLLGYTNPKRVGPYRRFADLAIDAYAEPGEEYAASMENRAGRMERITVREVLERVERWVRDYRTDDG, encoded by the coding sequence ATGAACCGCGAGACCACCGCTCCGTTTGCACAGGTGCCGCTGGACCGCGTGCTCATCGTGATGCTCGCCGCCGTCGGCGACGCGGTGCACGCACTGCCGGTGGTGAACGCCATCAAACGCAGTCACCCGGCTGCGCGCATTTCTTGGGTGATGCAACGCGGGGCGCTCACGCAGTTGCTCACGGGGCATCCGAGCATCGACGACGTGATTCCCTTTGACCGCGCCGCCGGCTGGCGCGGCTTCGCCGCCGTGCGCGCGCTGCTGCAGCAGCGACGATTCGATCTCGTGCTGGTGCTGCAGCCCTACCTCAAGAGCGGCATCGTGGCCTCGTTCGCGCCGGCGCCGGTTCGCCTCGGCTTTGACCGTGCACGCGCCCGCGATCTCTCCTGGCTGTTCAGCACGCACCGCCTGCCGCCGCATCCGCTGCAGCATATGCAGGACCAGTACCTCGAGTTCCTCGCTGCGCTCGGCGTTCCGGCACAACCGCTTGAATGGAAGATCGGCCCGTGGAACGACGCCGAGCGTGCGTGGCAGGACCAGTTCTTTGCGCGCTTCGATCGCCCCGTCGCGCCCCTCGTCGTCGCGACGAGCAAGGCAGCAAAGGATTGGCCCGCCGAACGCTGGGCGGAGGTGAGCGATGCGCTGTGGCACGACTTTGGCCTGCAGCCGCTGCTCGTGGGCGGACGCTCAGCGCGCGAGGTCGAAGCCGAACGCGTGATCTTCGAGCGCGCGCGCGTGCGGCCCGCCAGCGCCCTCGGCGACGGCGGCCTGCGCGGCCTCGCGGCGATCATCGAGCGCAGCGCGCTGGTGATTTCGCCTGACACTGGCCCGCTGCACCTCAGCGTGGCGCTGGGGACGCCGGTGATCTCACTGCTCGGCTACACCAATCCCAAGCGCGTCGGACCGTACCGGAGGTTCGCTGACCTGGCGATTGATGCGTACGCGGAGCCGGGGGAGGAATACGCGGCGAGTATGGAGAATCGGGCGGGGCGGATGGAGCGGATAACGGTGCGAGAAGTGCTGGAGCGGGTGGAGCGGTGGGTGAGAGATTACAGGACGGATGACGGATGA
- a CDS encoding glycosyltransferase family 9 protein, with product MTLAVPMDRIAIVMMSAVGDSVHVLPVLTALKRARPASKITWLLQPGPASLVQGHPDVDEIVPFHYGTGLSAYTELRRALANRRFDLALALQVSLKAGLALHFVHAPVKLGFDRARARDLNWLFTTHRIPAGPRRHVQDQYFEFLAHLGVPHAPVTWNLGPYEHERAAQQALVEEIGAPYAAIVCGTSDPDRDWLPDRWAAVCDALTRDYGLRPVLVGGPSPREQATAAAITAAARTSKPFNALGRGGLRGLVGILDAAALVLSLDTAPMHIAVALGKPVIGLMSQADPKRTGPYGRGLDLVVNAFADASDPPDEVIWERRRGRMGRISVDDVLERLQRWKAGAR from the coding sequence GTGACGTTGGCGGTGCCGATGGACCGCATCGCGATCGTGATGATGTCGGCCGTCGGCGACAGTGTCCACGTGCTGCCGGTGCTGACGGCGCTCAAGCGCGCGCGGCCGGCCTCGAAGATCACCTGGTTGCTGCAGCCCGGGCCGGCCTCGCTGGTGCAGGGGCACCCGGACGTAGACGAGATCGTTCCGTTCCACTACGGCACGGGACTCTCGGCGTACACCGAACTGCGCCGCGCGTTGGCCAACCGCCGCTTCGACCTCGCGCTGGCCCTGCAGGTATCGCTTAAGGCTGGCCTCGCACTGCACTTCGTCCACGCGCCGGTGAAGCTGGGCTTCGACCGCGCGCGCGCCCGCGACCTCAACTGGCTGTTCACGACGCACCGCATCCCCGCCGGACCGCGACGGCACGTGCAGGACCAGTACTTCGAGTTCCTCGCCCACCTCGGCGTACCGCACGCGCCCGTGACCTGGAACCTCGGTCCGTACGAACACGAGCGCGCGGCGCAGCAGGCCCTTGTCGAGGAGATCGGCGCGCCGTACGCGGCCATCGTCTGCGGCACCAGCGATCCCGACCGCGACTGGCTGCCCGATCGCTGGGCCGCGGTCTGCGATGCGCTCACGCGCGACTACGGCCTGCGCCCCGTGCTCGTGGGCGGCCCGAGCCCGCGCGAGCAGGCCACCGCCGCGGCGATCACGGCGGCCGCACGCACGTCGAAGCCCTTCAACGCACTCGGACGCGGCGGCCTGCGCGGCCTCGTCGGCATTCTCGATGCGGCGGCGCTGGTGCTCTCGCTCGACACCGCGCCGATGCACATCGCCGTGGCGCTGGGCAAGCCGGTGATCGGCCTAATGTCGCAGGCCGATCCCAAGCGCACCGGCCCCTACGGCCGCGGGCTGGACCTCGTGGTGAATGCCTTCGCGGACGCGAGTGATCCTCCGGACGAGGTGATCTGGGAACGCCGCCGCGGCCGGATGGGGCGCATCAGCGTGGACGACGTGCTCGAGCGCCTGCAGCGCTGGAAGGCGGGCGCGCGATGA
- a CDS encoding FHA domain-containing protein, whose product MHFRLIGVGNDFKFELKGAGPHSVGRAVSNECPVVDPTVSRKHADLKLTENGIEITDAGSSNGTFVNGVRVDSTHAAPGAEITFGKVVFKLEKVEAPAPVAAAPPAPPKPAGATIVRQIPKTGEQGALSGDSGSVNKAMAASADPAEKDRRKLAILLEVAKGLTKATDVHGLLVKIAEYAFQTLEADRCAILLMDRDGHLHPQISRDRRGAAASGDVPQSIATQAVVDKVAILTDDAGDDQRFTGQSIVLQKVRSAMCVPLIGSENKALGVIYVDNFSLKRFGETDLDFLIAFSGIAAVALENGQFAERIKAEMLARSNFERFFTPHLAARIASSPDAVKLGGDKRRVAVLFSDIRGFTALSETMNPDTMARLLTEYFTEMVECVFRHGGTLDKFIGDSVMAQWGAPIGEPDDCDRAMLAALDMITELERLNARWASEGRPQLQIGIGLNVGDVFAGNIGSDRRLEYTVIGDPVNVASRLCSKAGPGEILLSDHFRQSLGSPPPLEELPPMELKGKSQALPVFRVKR is encoded by the coding sequence ATGCACTTTCGCCTGATCGGCGTCGGGAACGACTTCAAGTTCGAGCTCAAGGGCGCTGGCCCGCACAGCGTGGGGCGCGCGGTGTCCAACGAGTGCCCCGTCGTGGACCCGACGGTCAGCCGCAAGCACGCGGACCTGAAGCTGACCGAGAACGGCATCGAGATCACCGACGCCGGCTCGAGCAACGGCACCTTCGTGAACGGGGTGCGCGTGGACTCGACGCACGCCGCGCCGGGCGCCGAGATCACCTTCGGCAAGGTGGTGTTCAAGCTGGAGAAGGTGGAGGCGCCGGCACCTGTCGCCGCCGCTCCGCCAGCGCCACCCAAGCCGGCCGGCGCGACGATCGTCCGGCAGATTCCCAAGACGGGTGAGCAAGGCGCGCTGAGCGGCGACTCAGGCTCGGTGAACAAGGCGATGGCCGCCAGCGCCGACCCGGCCGAGAAGGACCGCCGCAAGCTGGCCATCCTGCTCGAGGTCGCCAAGGGCCTGACCAAGGCCACCGACGTGCACGGCCTGCTGGTGAAGATCGCCGAGTATGCGTTCCAGACGCTGGAGGCCGACCGATGCGCCATCCTGCTGATGGACCGCGACGGCCACCTGCATCCGCAGATCTCGCGCGACCGCCGCGGCGCCGCCGCCAGCGGCGACGTGCCGCAATCGATCGCCACTCAGGCGGTGGTGGACAAGGTCGCCATCCTGACGGACGACGCCGGCGACGACCAGCGCTTCACCGGCCAGTCGATCGTGCTGCAGAAGGTGCGTTCGGCGATGTGCGTGCCGCTGATCGGCAGCGAGAACAAGGCGCTGGGCGTGATCTACGTGGACAACTTCTCGCTCAAGCGCTTCGGCGAGACGGACCTGGACTTCCTGATCGCCTTCTCGGGCATCGCGGCGGTGGCGCTGGAGAACGGGCAGTTCGCCGAGCGCATCAAGGCCGAGATGCTGGCGCGCAGCAACTTCGAGCGCTTCTTCACGCCGCACCTGGCGGCGCGCATCGCGAGCAGCCCGGACGCGGTGAAGCTGGGCGGCGACAAGCGGCGCGTGGCCGTGCTGTTCAGCGACATCCGCGGCTTCACGGCGCTGTCGGAGACGATGAACCCCGACACGATGGCGCGCTTGCTGACGGAGTACTTCACCGAGATGGTGGAGTGCGTGTTCCGTCACGGCGGCACGCTGGACAAGTTCATCGGCGACTCGGTGATGGCGCAGTGGGGCGCGCCGATCGGCGAGCCGGACGATTGCGACCGGGCGATGCTGGCGGCGCTGGATATGATCACTGAGCTGGAGCGCCTCAACGCCCGCTGGGCCAGCGAGGGCCGTCCGCAGCTGCAGATCGGCATCGGCTTGAACGTGGGCGACGTGTTCGCCGGCAACATCGGCAGCGACCGCCGCCTGGAGTACACGGTCATCGGCGACCCGGTGAACGTCGCCAGCCGGCTGTGCAGCAAGGCCGGCCCGGGCGAGATCCTGCTCTCGGACCACTTCCGGCAGTCGCTGGGCTCGCCGCCACCGCTCGAGGAGCTGCCGCCGATGGAGCTCAAGGGCAAGAGCCAGGCCCTGCCGGTCTTCCGCGTCAAGCGGTGA
- a CDS encoding anthranilate synthase component I family protein, with product MSFEAFAARARAGGLVPVWRDILLDGDTAVGAFHRLRQGPFAFLLESAPAGSETWARYSFFGTEPRGAWRLSDGVVEDWSPAQGWHGARRPDDPFADLRAQLVQHAPVDVPELGPFWGGGVGFFGYDVVRHIERLPDAPPRGIPCPDALFLLTGTVVIVDNLKAQARVVASVAVPATPSDSALRDAYAQAEGEIAATVARLRSGPALPPLELDGDAAPAAGESNTTRERFLEHVGRIKEHILAGDVFQCLLARRISLPRDFDGTALYRAIRVLNPSPYMFHLVLEDLELVGSSPELLVRVADGKVVVRPIAGTRPRGTTPEEDAARGAELLADPKERAEHVMLVDLGRNDVGRVARYGSVTVPDLMVVERYSHVLHLVSSVEGILRDASSALATFQAVFPAGTMTGAPKVRAMQLIDTLEPERRGPYAGAVGHIGWGDARMDLCITIRTCVLAGDRANVQAGAGIVADSDPAAEWEETAAKARAMLTAIGRVRGGRA from the coding sequence ATGAGTTTCGAGGCCTTCGCCGCCCGTGCGCGCGCGGGTGGGCTGGTGCCCGTGTGGCGCGACATCCTGCTGGATGGCGACACGGCCGTGGGCGCGTTCCACCGGCTGCGGCAGGGGCCCTTCGCCTTCCTGCTGGAATCGGCCCCTGCCGGCAGCGAGACCTGGGCGCGGTACTCGTTCTTCGGCACGGAACCTCGCGGCGCCTGGCGCCTCAGCGACGGCGTAGTCGAAGACTGGTCGCCGGCGCAGGGCTGGCACGGGGCGCGCCGGCCCGATGACCCCTTCGCCGACCTGCGCGCGCAGCTCGTGCAGCACGCCCCCGTGGACGTGCCGGAGCTGGGGCCGTTCTGGGGCGGCGGCGTGGGCTTCTTCGGCTATGACGTCGTCCGCCACATCGAGCGCCTGCCCGACGCGCCGCCGCGCGGCATTCCCTGCCCCGATGCGCTGTTCCTGCTCACGGGCACGGTGGTCATCGTGGACAATCTCAAGGCGCAGGCCCGCGTGGTGGCCAGCGTCGCCGTGCCGGCGACGCCGAGCGATTCCGCGCTGCGCGACGCCTACGCGCAGGCCGAAGGGGAGATCGCCGCGACCGTCGCGCGCCTGCGCAGTGGCCCCGCGCTGCCGCCGCTGGAGCTCGACGGCGATGCCGCGCCCGCCGCAGGCGAGTCGAACACCACGCGGGAGCGCTTCCTGGAGCACGTCGGCCGCATCAAGGAGCACATCCTCGCCGGGGATGTCTTCCAGTGCCTGCTGGCGCGGCGCATCAGCCTGCCGCGGGACTTTGACGGTACGGCGCTGTACCGCGCGATCCGGGTGCTCAATCCGTCGCCGTATATGTTCCACCTCGTGCTCGAGGACCTCGAGCTGGTGGGCAGCTCGCCGGAGTTGCTGGTGCGCGTGGCGGACGGGAAGGTGGTGGTGCGGCCGATCGCGGGCACGCGGCCCCGCGGGACGACGCCCGAGGAAGACGCCGCGCGCGGCGCCGAGCTGCTCGCCGACCCCAAGGAACGCGCCGAGCACGTGATGCTGGTGGACTTGGGCCGCAACGACGTGGGGCGCGTGGCGCGCTATGGCAGCGTGACGGTGCCGGACCTGATGGTCGTCGAGCGCTACTCGCACGTGCTGCACCTGGTGAGTTCGGTGGAGGGCATCCTGCGCGACGCGAGCTCGGCGCTGGCGACGTTCCAGGCCGTGTTTCCGGCCGGGACGATGACCGGCGCGCCCAAGGTGCGGGCGATGCAGCTGATCGACACGCTGGAGCCGGAGCGCCGCGGCCCGTATGCGGGCGCGGTGGGGCACATCGGCTGGGGCGACGCCCGGATGGACCTCTGCATCACCATCCGGACCTGCGTGCTGGCCGGCGACCGCGCCAACGTGCAGGCGGGGGCCGGCATCGTGGCCGACTCGGACCCCGCGGCGGAGTGGGAGGAGACCGCCGCCAAGGCCCGCGCGATGCTGACGGCCATCGGACGGGTGCGAGGGGGCCGCGCCTAG
- a CDS encoding type II/IV secretion system protein has protein sequence MRDEWMWATLEGLLELDQIAALRTDRPESLWDDVVRRGWLTDDAIVKAIAERFRLRVGEVTTVSQQARELVPEALARKFRILPLSISDSVLDIATADPLDLDCERTLAFALGRTVRMSIAPPRKILDRIEEIYRPENVIEKILEKVEGTYDVETVDETTDEADIDIASSRAGERPVIQLVDRIIAEGIQSRCSDIHLEPEEGGITVRYRIDGVLREAMKLPKAAGIPLVSRVKIMAQLDIADRLRPQDGRARVAISGNRVDLRVSTLPASQGEKVVIRVLDQRSTILSLDSLGLLPDEHTRIMELLQAREGVVLVTGPTGSGKTTTLYSMLRTVQGRGVNIVTVEDPVEYRLQGIVQVQVNEKAGLTFPAALRSILRQDPDVILVGEIRDKETANIAVQASLTGHLVLSTLHTNDAASSVTRLVDIGIESYKIAAALKGVVAQRLMRRLCNSCRELAVGQVPERMQKYFPEQGTLYRAVGCPECAMTGYRGRLAIEEVLQVTEEVERRIAGNESVDRINDAAREGGMRSLWESGVAHVRKGETTIEELLRVLEAPQEGGTKSGSAPRVTTEEVTPVAPPSRASAPAAPVLDDEEPSSAPSARARRTGTRHQPPVTFSADSFELVGDAVAKRPAAKRVLLVEDEEALRRVMKDLLEREGFVVYEAGDGVIALDEIDRLAPDLVVLDLNLPRLDGYGVLSHLRARPATAKLPVIVLTAKGDEDSEVRVFEYGASDYLTKPFRARALSARIHSLIDRKPKAG, from the coding sequence GTGCGTGACGAATGGATGTGGGCGACGCTGGAAGGGCTCCTTGAGCTCGACCAGATTGCCGCATTGCGCACCGACCGGCCCGAGAGCCTGTGGGATGACGTCGTCCGGCGCGGCTGGCTGACCGACGACGCCATCGTGAAGGCGATCGCCGAGCGCTTCCGCCTCCGCGTGGGCGAAGTGACCACTGTCTCGCAGCAGGCTCGCGAGCTCGTGCCGGAGGCCTTGGCGCGCAAGTTCCGCATCCTGCCGCTGTCGATCTCCGACTCCGTGCTGGACATCGCGACCGCGGATCCGCTGGACCTCGACTGCGAGCGCACGCTGGCCTTTGCGCTGGGGCGCACGGTGCGGATGAGCATCGCGCCGCCGCGCAAGATCCTCGACCGCATCGAGGAGATCTACCGGCCCGAGAACGTCATCGAGAAGATCCTCGAGAAGGTCGAGGGCACGTATGACGTGGAGACGGTGGACGAGACCACCGACGAAGCCGACATCGACATCGCGTCATCGCGCGCCGGTGAGCGACCCGTCATCCAGCTGGTGGACCGCATCATCGCCGAAGGCATCCAGAGCCGCTGCTCGGACATCCACCTGGAGCCCGAGGAAGGCGGCATCACGGTGCGCTACCGCATCGACGGCGTGCTGCGCGAGGCGATGAAGCTGCCCAAGGCGGCCGGCATCCCGCTGGTGAGCCGCGTCAAGATTATGGCGCAGCTCGACATCGCCGACCGCCTGCGTCCGCAGGACGGCCGCGCCCGCGTCGCCATCAGCGGCAACCGCGTGGACCTCCGCGTGTCCACGCTGCCGGCCTCGCAGGGTGAGAAGGTCGTCATCCGCGTGCTCGACCAGCGCAGCACCATCCTCTCGCTGGACTCGCTGGGCCTGCTTCCCGACGAGCACACGCGGATTATGGAGCTGCTGCAGGCGCGCGAGGGCGTCGTGCTCGTCACCGGCCCCACGGGCTCGGGCAAGACGACCACGCTGTACTCGATGCTGCGCACCGTGCAGGGCCGCGGCGTCAACATCGTGACGGTTGAGGACCCGGTCGAGTACCGCCTGCAAGGCATCGTGCAGGTGCAGGTGAACGAGAAGGCGGGGCTGACGTTCCCCGCGGCGCTGCGCTCCATCCTCCGTCAGGACCCCGACGTCATCCTCGTCGGCGAGATCCGCGACAAGGAGACGGCCAACATCGCCGTGCAGGCCTCGCTCACCGGCCACTTGGTGCTCTCCACGCTGCACACCAACGATGCCGCGAGTTCCGTGACGCGCCTGGTGGACATCGGCATCGAGAGCTACAAGATCGCCGCCGCGCTCAAGGGCGTGGTGGCGCAGCGCCTGATGCGGCGTCTCTGCAACTCCTGCCGCGAGCTGGCGGTCGGCCAGGTGCCGGAGCGGATGCAGAAGTACTTCCCGGAGCAGGGCACGCTGTACCGAGCCGTCGGCTGCCCCGAATGCGCGATGACCGGCTACCGCGGGCGTCTGGCCATCGAGGAAGTCCTCCAGGTCACCGAGGAAGTCGAGCGGCGCATCGCCGGCAATGAGAGCGTGGACCGCATCAACGACGCCGCCCGTGAGGGTGGGATGCGCTCGCTCTGGGAATCGGGCGTCGCGCACGTGCGCAAGGGCGAGACGACGATCGAGGAGCTGCTGCGCGTGCTCGAGGCGCCGCAGGAAGGCGGCACCAAGAGCGGCAGCGCGCCGCGCGTCACCACCGAGGAAGTCACTCCCGTCGCGCCGCCCTCGCGGGCCTCCGCGCCGGCGGCGCCGGTGTTGGATGATGAGGAGCCCAGCTCCGCGCCCAGCGCCCGCGCGCGGCGCACCGGCACGCGCCACCAGCCGCCCGTCACCTTCAGCGCCGACTCGTTCGAACTCGTCGGGGACGCCGTCGCCAAGCGACCCGCCGCCAAGCGCGTGCTCCTCGTCGAGGACGAAGAGGCCCTGCGCCGCGTGATGAAGGACCTGCTCGAGCGCGAGGGATTCGTGGTCTACGAGGCCGGCGACGGCGTCATCGCGCTGGATGAGATCGACCGCCTCGCGCCTGACCTCGTGGTGCTCGACCTCAACTTGCCGCGCCTCGATGGCTACGGCGTGCTCAGCCACCTGCGCGCGCGGCCCGCCACCGCCAAGCTCCCCGTCATCGTCCTCACCGCCAAGGGCGACGAGGACAGCGAGGTCCGCGTCTTCGAGTACGGCGCCAGCGACTACCTCACCAAGCCCTTCCGCGCCCGCGCCCTCTCGGCGCGCATCCACTCGCTCATCGACCGCAAGCCGAAGGCGGGATGA
- a CDS encoding NUDIX domain-containing protein, producing the protein MSTVPIEVRVVDVLAFRPVERGWQVLALRRGAGTRCPGSWEMVHGKVFDGEALPDAAARELFEETGLKPERLFSVTMHPFYLVPSATVQLAAVFAAVVAPDAPVVRGEEHDKHAWLTVSQARRRYSWPHERRHLDDAYTLLRTPEVQDVLTIPLR; encoded by the coding sequence ATGAGCACCGTCCCGATCGAAGTCCGCGTCGTCGACGTCCTCGCCTTCCGCCCCGTCGAGCGCGGCTGGCAGGTCCTCGCGCTGCGCCGCGGCGCCGGCACCCGCTGCCCCGGTTCCTGGGAGATGGTGCACGGCAAGGTGTTCGATGGTGAGGCTCTCCCCGATGCCGCGGCGCGCGAGCTCTTCGAGGAGACCGGGCTCAAGCCCGAGCGGCTCTTCAGCGTGACGATGCACCCGTTCTACCTCGTGCCCAGCGCCACCGTGCAGCTCGCCGCCGTCTTCGCGGCCGTCGTCGCCCCCGACGCCCCCGTCGTCCGCGGCGAGGAGCACGACAAGCACGCGTGGCTCACCGTCTCCCAGGCCCGCCGCCGCTACAGCTGGCCCCACGAACGCCGCCACCTCGATGATGCGTACACGCTTCTGCGGACGCCCGAGGTGCAGGATGTGCTGACGATCCCGCTGCGCTGA